DNA from Actinoplanes sp. SE50/110:
GTGCAGGTCGGGCACGTTGAGATTGAACACCGTGCCGGGCGGGGTGTGCAGCAGGGCGGGCAGCATCCGGACGGCGAGCTCGGCCCCGCTCGCCCAGTGGTGCTGCTCCTCGTCGGCCTTGTGGATGGCGTCGATCGCGGCGCCGCCGCTGGCCGCGGTGGCCTGTGCCGGGGTGAGCACGTCGAGGGAGACGGCCAGCCCGCGCAGCCCGGCGTGGGACGCGGTCAGGGTGGCTCCGACGGTGCCGGAGTGGACCACCGCGGCGCCCGCGTTGGCACCCCGGTTGATGCCGGAGAGCACCAGTTCGGGTGCCGGGCCGAAGGCTTCCCGCAGCGCGAGCAGGACGATGTAGGCCGGTGAGGCGGCCACCCCGTACGCCGGGATGTTCTTGCCCCCGACCAGCTCGCGCGGCTCCGAGACGATCTTGCCGTCCTGGACCACCGCGGTCATCGACGCGCTGCTGCCGCTCGACTCGCTGAGCGGGGCGGCGACCACGGCCTCGTATCCGGCGTGCGCGACGGCCCGGGCCAGCCAGCGGATGCCGGGCGCCTCGATGCCGTCGTCGTTGGTGATCAGGATGCGCGGTTGGCGAAGCGTCATGATGCCTTCTTGATCGGGGTCAGCCGGACTCGTTCGGTGAGGACCCGGACGGCGTCGACGTGCCCGGTGCCGAGGCCGTGCCGGGTGACGTTGAGGGCGCCGGCGGCGGCGCCGGTGCGGACCGCGTCGGTCAGCGTGCCGCCGGAGGCCAGGGTGGCGGCCACCCCGGCGGTCATCGAGTCGCCGGCGCCGCGGTGCTCGGCCGCGGTCAGCCGGGGCAGGGTGACCGCGTAGATCTCGTCGTCGATCAGGGCCAGGGCACCCTCGTCGGCGCGGGAGACCAGCACCGCCTCGGCCCCGTCGGTGTTGATCTTCATGAGCGCGTTCATCAGCTCGCGGGTGGAGCCGTCGGCGGCCAGCCCGTCCTTGATCAGCTCCTCATGGCTGATCTTGACGACGTTGAGGCCGGCGGCGAGCACCTCCTCCAGGTACCGGCCGCACAGGTCGGCGATCACCCGGCAGCCGTTGGACCGCAGGTCGGCGGCGAGCCGCCCGTACACCTCGGGCTTGATCACCGAAGGGTGCGCGGGGCCGCTGAGGATCGCGATGCCGGCCCGCAGGCCCTCGGCCAGGGTGAGGTTGTAGAGCTCGTCCAGCTCGTGGCGGGAGAGCGGCACGCCGGGACGCTCGGCGATCTCCTGGCGGCTGCCGCTGCGGCGGTCGTGCACATACCACCCGGTGCCGTGCTCGCGGCCGACCAGTCGCATGGTCACCCCGGGCAGCTCCGCCATCAGCGGGGCCAGCACCCGGCCGACCTCGCCGCCGGCCGCGGTGCAGAGCGTCACCTGGGCACCCAGCGACGTGATCATCCGGGTCTGCCAGATGCCCTGGCCACCCGGGTGCACATGCAATTCCGGCTCGTCGTGGTGTTGCTCGATGGTCACCGTCAGCTGTGGGGCCGGCGCGAAGACCATGACCCGGCCGTCACTCATGATTCGCATTCTCATCTTTTTGCGCATCCGGCGTGGCGGATCGCAAAAAGAACAGAAGTGGCGTTTCAGGCTTCCCGGGCGCGTGCGGTGAGTTCCACGACCGCGCGGGCCAACTCGGGCCGGTCGTGCAGCAGCTCCTCGAGACGCACCCGCCACCTGCCCGCCTCCAGGTCCCCGGTCGACCGGTCGCCGCCGGTCCGGAAATCGGCCGCGACCAGGCGGTCGCGGGTGGCCACCAGCTCGGTGTAGACCGGCTGGCCGAGCAGGTCGCGGACCCGCCAGCTGTAGTCGAGGAAGTCCCGCCCCCGGGAAGCGCGGACCATGGCCAGAGCACCGTCCCAGGCCACCCGCGGCTGATGGAGCACCGTCATGTCGCGATCATCCGCCATCGATGTGATGATCGCCATACCCGGTCACCAGGCGGTGGGCGCGCAGTGCCGGCCGGCG
Protein-coding regions in this window:
- a CDS encoding PfkB family carbohydrate kinase, with amino-acid sequence MRIMSDGRVMVFAPAPQLTVTIEQHHDEPELHVHPGGQGIWQTRMITSLGAQVTLCTAAGGEVGRVLAPLMAELPGVTMRLVGREHGTGWYVHDRRSGSRQEIAERPGVPLSRHELDELYNLTLAEGLRAGIAILSGPAHPSVIKPEVYGRLAADLRSNGCRVIADLCGRYLEEVLAAGLNVVKISHEELIKDGLAADGSTRELMNALMKINTDGAEAVLVSRADEGALALIDDEIYAVTLPRLTAAEHRGAGDSMTAGVAATLASGGTLTDAVRTGAAAGALNVTRHGLGTGHVDAVRVLTERVRLTPIKKAS
- the surE gene encoding 5'/3'-nucleotidase SurE, whose product is MTLRQPRILITNDDGIEAPGIRWLARAVAHAGYEAVVAAPLSESSGSSASMTAVVQDGKIVSEPRELVGGKNIPAYGVAASPAYIVLLALREAFGPAPELVLSGINRGANAGAAVVHSGTVGATLTASHAGLRGLAVSLDVLTPAQATAASGGAAIDAIHKADEEQHHWASGAELAVRMLPALLHTPPGTVFNLNVPDLHVDGIRGLKQAALARFGQVQMSIAEAGDGFVRTAVQAAEEELDAGTDLAALADNFAVVTPLRAPHEDTTIRINVDGIRIQTPAI